Genomic window (Sphingosinicella microcystinivorans):
GGCTCGGCCACGAAACCGCGGCCTATGGCGCGCAGGCCGCGGCCGCCGAGGCGGAGGCCGTGCGTGCCCGCGCCGAGCTCGCGCGCGCGCAATATCTCTACGACAACAAGGTCTATGCGAAGGCGCGCCTCGATCAGGCCGTCGCCGCCGCGCGCGCCGCGGACGCGCAGGCCGCCGCCGCGCGGTCGCAGCAGGAGGCAAGCGCTGCCGCGGCGGGGCAGGGCGCTGTCCTCGCGCCCGCCGACGGCCGGGTCCTCAGCGCCGACATTCCGGCGGGCTCGGCGGTCGTGCCGGGCATGTCGATCGCGACCGTCACCGCCGGTCCGCCGGTCGTCCGCCTGTGGCTCCCCGAATCGCTGGCCGGAAGCGTCCGCGTCGGCGCGCGCGTGCGGATTGCGGACGGCGATCTTCCCGGCGAGGCGCGCGTCGTGCAGGTCTATCCCGGAGTCAGCGCCGGGCGCGTGCGCGTCGATGCCGCAGCGCCCGGCCTGTCCGCCGCCTTCGTCGGGCAGCGCGTCACCGCCGCGATCGAGGTCGGACGGCGGCAGGCGCTGGTGGTGCCGCGCCGCTTCGTCTCGACGCGCTACGGCATGGATCAGGTCGACGTCGTGACTGCCGACAGGCGTCTCAGCGCCGTGCCCGTTCAGGTCGCGCCGACGTTGGAGGCCGGGTCGGTCGAAATCCTGAGCGGCGTTGCCCCCGGCGACACGCTGTTCGTTCCGGGCAGGCCCTCATGAACCTCGGCATCTCGGGCCGCCTGACGCGCGCCACCATCGCCTCGCCGCTGACGCCGCTGTTCCTGATGGCGGCGATCGCCGTCGGCCTCCTCGCGCTGTTCTCGATCCCGCGCGAGGAGGAGCCGCAGATCAGCGTGCCGATGGTGGACATTCAGGTGATGGCCCCCGGCCTGTCCGCCGCCGATGCCGTCGAGCTCGTCGGCATCCCGCTGGAGACGATCGTGAAGAGCGTCGACGGCATCGAGCATGTCTACACGCAGGCCGAGGACGACGGCGTGATGGTGACGGCGCGCTTCCTCGTCGGGTCGGACCCCGAGGACGCCGCCATCCGCATCGAGGAGAAGCTGCGCGCGAACTGGGACCGGAAGCCCGTCGGCATTCCCGACCCGAAGGTCACGGTGCGCGGCATCAACGACGTGCCGATCGTCGTGCTCACCCTCTCGCCGCAGCCAGGTGCGGCCGGTGAGTGGACGGACGGCGCGCTCTACGAGCTGGCCGCGAAGCTGCGCACCGAGGTCGCCAAGGTGGAGGACGTGGGCCTCACCTTCCTCGTCGGCGGGCGGCCGGAACAGATTCGCATCGCGCCCGATCCCGCGAGGCTCGCGCGCTACGGCGTGCCACTCGGCAGCGTGATCGAGGCGGCCGGGGAGGCGAACCGCAGTTTCCCGCTCGGCAGCATCCGCGAGGGCGGCAAGGCCGTCGCCCTCACGGCGGGGCAAACGCTCTCCTCCGCGCAGGAGGTCGGCCTGCTCACCGTGCGTGCGGTAAGCGGCGCGCCCGTCTATCTGCGCGATGTCGCCGCCGTCACGCAGGGTCCGCGCGAGGATCAGGCGCGCGCGTGGCGCTGGGCGAGGCGGGACGGCGGCTGGTCGAGCGCGCCCGCCGTCAGCCTCGCCGTCGCCAAGCGCGCCGGGGCGAACGCCGTCGTCGTCTCCAACGCGATTCTGGAGCGTATCGAGGGTCTCGAAGGCAGGCTGATCCCGGACGGGGTCGAGGTCGCCGTCACCCGCAATTACGGCCAGACCGCGAACGAGAAGGCGAACGAACTGCTGTTCCACCTCGGCCTCGCCACGGTGTCCATCGTGGCGCTGATCGGCTTCGCGATCGGCTGGCGCGAGGCGGCGGTGACGGCTGTCGTGATCCCCACGACGATCCTGCTCACCATGTTCGCCTCCAACCTCATGGGCTACACGATCAACCGCGTCAGCCTGTTCGCGCTGATCTTCTCCATCGGCATCCTCGTCGACGACGCCATCGTGATGATCGAGAACATCGCCCGCCACTGGGCGATGAAGGACGGGCGGAGCCGAGTAGACGCGGCGATCGAGGCGGTCGCCGAGGTCGGCAACCCCACCGTGGTCGCGACGCTCACCGTCGTCGCCGCGCTGCTTCCGATGCTGTTCGTCTCCGGCCTGATGGGGCCGTACATGGCGCCGATTCCGGTGAACGCGTCCGCTGCGATGGTCTTTTCCTTCTTCGTCGCGGTGGTGATCGCCCCGTGGCTGATGATCCGTTTCGCCCGCAAGGCGCTCGCAGGCGGCGGAGACGGCCACGAGGACGGCGGCAGGCTCGGCACACTCTACGCGCGCGTCGCGCACCGCGTCATCGACAGCCGCGCGTCGGCGCGCAATTTCCTCGTCGGCGTCGCGCTCGCCACGTTGCTCGCCTGCTCGATGTTCTACTTCAAGGCGGTGACGGTGAAGCTGCTGCCCTTCGACAACAAGTCGGAGGTGCAGGTCGTCGTCGACGTGCCCGAGGGCACCAGCCTCGAGGCGACATCGCGCACGCTGGAGGATGTCGCCGCCGTCGTGCGCGGGCTTCCCGAGGCGACCGCGATGGAGGTCTATGTCGGCACCTCGGCGCCGTTCAACTTCAACGGCCTCGTCCGCCATTATTTCCTGCGCGCGCGGCCCGAGATGGGCGACGTGATGGTGACGCTGCTGCCCAAGGGCGACCGCGACCGTTCGAGCCACGAGATCGCGCTCGACCTGCGCGAACGCCTCGCCGCGCTGAAGCTGCCCGCGGGCGGATCGCTCAAGGTCGTGGAAACGCCGCCGGGGCCGCCCGTGCTGGCGACGCTGCTCGCCGAAATCTATGGGCCCGATGCCGAAACGCGGCAGAAGACCGCCGCCGAGGTCGAGAAGATCTTCCGGTCGGTGCCCTACATCGTCGACGTCGACAACAGCTTCGGCGAGCCACGTCCGCGCCTCCGCCTCGTGCCGGAACGCGCCCGCATCGACTATTACGGCCTGTCGCAGCGGCAGATCTCCGACACGCTCGGCGCGCTGATGGGGGAGACGGTGGTCGGCTACGCGCCGCGCGGCGGCGGCCGCACGCCGCTCCCCATCGGCATCGCGCTCGCGCAAGGCGACCGGCGCTGGACGGAAACGCTGGCGAGCACGCCCGTCGCCGTCACGCCCGCGGGCGATCTCGTCGAGCTGGGCGCGGTGGTGGACGCGCGGCGGGAAGCGGGCAGCCGCACGATCTTCCGCCGCGACGGCCGCTACGCCGACATGGTCACCGCCGAACTCGCCGGGGACTATGAAGCGCCGATCTACGGGATGCTCGCCGTGGACCGCGCCGTCGCGGACCACGACTGGGCCGCGCAGGGCCTCGCGAAGCCCGTGGTGCGCCTCAACGGCCAGCCGGAGGACGAATCCGTGCCGACGCTGCTGTGGGACGGCGAGTGGGAGATCACCTGGGTGACGTTCCGCGACATGGGCGCGGCGTTCATGGTCGCGCTGCTCGGCATCTACATCCTCGTCGTCGCGCAGTTCCGCAGCTTCCGCCTGCCGCTCGTGATCCTGACGCCGGTTCCGCTCACGCTCGTCGGCATCGTCATCGGCCACATGCTGTTCCGCGCGCCGTTCACCGCGACCTCGATGATCGGCTTCATCGCGCTCGCCGGCATCATCGTGCGCAACTCGATCCTGCTCGTCGATTTCATCCGGCACAGCGCGGCACCGGACAAGCCGCTGCGCGACGTGCTGATCGCGGCGGGCGCGATCCGCTTCAAGCCGATCGTGCTGACGGCGGCGGCGGCGATGATCGGCGCGGCGGTGATCCTCACCGATCCGATCTTCCAGGGGCTTGCAATCTCGCTGCTGTTCGGGCTTGCCTCCTCCACCCTGCTCACCGTGCTCGT
Coding sequences:
- a CDS encoding efflux RND transporter periplasmic adaptor subunit; the protein is MKIRTLLAAAAALALPACGGSPEPADKAAVLPAGESLKLAYTEIADMKAVGAEIATRDQAEALARIPGTLVGLSVRAGDTVRKGQRLGMIVDSRLGHETAAYGAQAAAAEAEAVRARAELARAQYLYDNKVYAKARLDQAVAAARAADAQAAAARSQQEASAAAAGQGAVLAPADGRVLSADIPAGSAVVPGMSIATVTAGPPVVRLWLPESLAGSVRVGARVRIADGDLPGEARVVQVYPGVSAGRVRVDAAAPGLSAAFVGQRVTAAIEVGRRQALVVPRRFVSTRYGMDQVDVVTADRRLSAVPVQVAPTLEAGSVEILSGVAPGDTLFVPGRPS
- a CDS encoding efflux RND transporter permease subunit, translating into MNLGISGRLTRATIASPLTPLFLMAAIAVGLLALFSIPREEEPQISVPMVDIQVMAPGLSAADAVELVGIPLETIVKSVDGIEHVYTQAEDDGVMVTARFLVGSDPEDAAIRIEEKLRANWDRKPVGIPDPKVTVRGINDVPIVVLTLSPQPGAAGEWTDGALYELAAKLRTEVAKVEDVGLTFLVGGRPEQIRIAPDPARLARYGVPLGSVIEAAGEANRSFPLGSIREGGKAVALTAGQTLSSAQEVGLLTVRAVSGAPVYLRDVAAVTQGPREDQARAWRWARRDGGWSSAPAVSLAVAKRAGANAVVVSNAILERIEGLEGRLIPDGVEVAVTRNYGQTANEKANELLFHLGLATVSIVALIGFAIGWREAAVTAVVIPTTILLTMFASNLMGYTINRVSLFALIFSIGILVDDAIVMIENIARHWAMKDGRSRVDAAIEAVAEVGNPTVVATLTVVAALLPMLFVSGLMGPYMAPIPVNASAAMVFSFFVAVVIAPWLMIRFARKALAGGGDGHEDGGRLGTLYARVAHRVIDSRASARNFLVGVALATLLACSMFYFKAVTVKLLPFDNKSEVQVVVDVPEGTSLEATSRTLEDVAAVVRGLPEATAMEVYVGTSAPFNFNGLVRHYFLRARPEMGDVMVTLLPKGDRDRSSHEIALDLRERLAALKLPAGGSLKVVETPPGPPVLATLLAEIYGPDAETRQKTAAEVEKIFRSVPYIVDVDNSFGEPRPRLRLVPERARIDYYGLSQRQISDTLGALMGETVVGYAPRGGGRTPLPIGIALAQGDRRWTETLASTPVAVTPAGDLVELGAVVDARREAGSRTIFRRDGRYADMVTAELAGDYEAPIYGMLAVDRAVADHDWAAQGLAKPVVRLNGQPEDESVPTLLWDGEWEITWVTFRDMGAAFMVALLGIYILVVAQFRSFRLPLVILTPVPLTLVGIVIGHMLFRAPFTATSMIGFIALAGIIVRNSILLVDFIRHSAAPDKPLRDVLIAAGAIRFKPIVLTAAAAMIGAAVILTDPIFQGLAISLLFGLASSTLLTVLVIPAIYVVLRDDGRPATT